The Streptomyces durmitorensis genome contains the following window.
GCGGCCGAGCGGTCGGCCAGTCCCGTCAGGGGCGTGGCGAGCACGGTGTAGGACAGCCCGAGCAGCACCGCACCGACGGTCGCGGCGATCATCACGCGCGGCACACGGGCCGTGGTGCGCACGCAGACGGTGGCGGGGACGACGGCCACCGCGCCTCCGTTCCCTGCACCCACGGCGACCACGGAATCCTCGTCGTCATCGATGTCCTCCAACACGGTTCCCTCCAGCGGGAGTTGGGAGGGTGCGGCCCGCCAGAACGCCAGGTTCCACACCTTGGCCATCACGTACAGCGTCAGGAGGCTGGCGACTGCGCAGGCGCCGAGCAGCACGTACGCCTCACTCCCGCCGTCCGCGGCGCCCGCCCGCATCAGCCCGAGCTTGCCGAGGAAGCCGGACAGCGGCGGGATCCCGGCGAGGTTCATGGCGGGCACGAACCACAGCGCGGCCAGCAGGGGCGCGGTGCGCGCCGCGCCCCCCAGTCGCGTCAACTCCGTTGTCCCATAACGTCGTTCGAGCAGCCCCGCGGCCAGGAACAACGTCGTCTGTACGGTGATGTGGTGCGCGGTGTAGACGATGGCGCCGCCGATGCCGCCGCGGCTGCCGAGCGCGAGCCCGAAGAGCATGAAGCCGATGTGGCTGACGAGCGTGAAGGACAGCAGCCGTTTGAGGTCGGTCTGGGCCACCGCTCCGAGGATGCCGATCAGCAGGGACGAGAACGCCACGGCCATCAGCAGCAGGGAGAGCCGGTTGCCGGGGAACAGCAGGGTCTCGGCGCGCAGTATCGAGTACACGCCGACCTTGGTGAGCAGACCCGCGAAGACGGCCGTCACCGGGGCGGGCGCGGTCGGATAGGAGTCGGGCAGCCAGGCGGCCACCGGGAAGGCGGCGGCCTTGACCCCGAACACCGTGAGCAGCAGCGCCTCGATCAACGTCCGTACGCCGAGGGGCAGTTCGGCAAGCCGGACGGCGAGCTGCGCGAAGTTGGCGGTGCCGCAGGCCGCGTAGGCGACCGCGATGCCCGCGAGGAACACGAGCGACGAGACGAGGGAGACGACGACGTACGTCGAACCGGCCCGCAGGCGCGGTTCGGTGCCGCCCACCGTGAGCAGCACGAAGCTGGCCATCAGCATGATCTCGAAGCCGACGTAGAGGTTCACGAGGTCGCCGGCGAGGAACGTGAGCGACACCCCGGAGACCAGGACCAGATAGGCGGGGTGGAAGACGGCGATCGGAGCGCGCTCCTCGCGGTCGACCATGTCCTGGCCCAGTGCGTAGATCAGGACGATCAGGGTGATGGCCCCGGACACGGTCAGCATCAGCGCGGCGAGCCGGTCGGCTACCAGGGTCACCCCGAGCGGCGGGGCGAAGTCGCCGAGATGGACGACGAGCGGGCCGCCGCGGTCGGCCTCGACGAGGAGGACGATGTCGACGACGAGGACGGCCGCCAGGACGCCGATGCCGATCAGCCGGTGGAGCATGCGCAGCCGGGGCCCGATGAACAGGCTCAGGCCGCATGCGGTCAGCGGCAGCACGACGGGCAGCGGGACGAGGGCGTTCACCGGGGGTCGTTCTCCTGCCGTGCGGGGATTGGCGGTGGGGGCGGGTCCGCGCCGAGGATGTCGTCCCACAGGTCGCCGGTGGCGTCCCGGGCGCGGGCCTGGAAGGCACGGTCGGCGCGCAGCCTGCGGCGCTGTTCGCGGCGTTCGTCGCGCCAGGCGCGCGGCCCCTCGCCGCGGTGCAGCTCGCGCAGTTCGGCGCGCTCCTCCGCGATCTCCGCGCGCAGGACGACGCGCCGGTCCTCCACGTCGTCCGGCACGAAGTCGGAGCCGGTGAGCTGGCTGCTGCGGTAGACCATCGCGAGCACGAACGCCGTGGTGGCCAGGGTGATGACGACTGCGGTCAGCACGATGGCCTGGGGCAGCGGATCGGTGACCCGGGTGTGGGCGACGCCGGGGTAGAGCAGCGGCGGAACGCCGGCCCGCCCGGTGGTGGTGAGGACGAACAGATTGACGCCGTTGCCGCACACGATGACCCCGATGAGCACCCGGGTCAGGCTGCGGGTGTGGATGAGGACCCCGCCGACGGCGGTCAGGACGACGGCGCAGACCAGCAGGCTCAGGCTGACGGTCACCGCTCCCCCGCCCCGGCGAGCGCGAGCCCGGCCCTGTGCTCCGTCTGCTGGTCGATCTTCGATCCGAGGGCGCGGACCATGTCAAGTACCACTCCGAGGACCAGCAGATACACCCCCAGGTCGAAGAGGACGGCGGTGCCCATGTGCCAGTCGCCGATCAGCGGCAGATGCCCGTGCCACGTCCAGGCGTGCAGCACGGTCCCATCGGCGAGACCCAGGAGCGCGACGCCGGTGGACAGGGCCAGGCCGAGACCGGTGAAGAAGCCGGGATGGACCGGGGCCGCGGCCTCCAACTCGTGGCGCCCGCCCGCAAGGTAACGGATCATCAGGGCCACGCCCGCGACGAGCCCGCCGACGAATCCGCCGCCCGGCAGGTTCTCCGCGCACAGCAGCAGGTACACCGACAGCATCAGGATCGGGTGGAAGACGAGGCGGGCGATCACCTCGAAGACGACGGAACGGTGCTCGGGCGCGAGCGTGTCACCGGCCGTCAGCCAGCTGCGCTCAGGCGCGGTCTGGCGGTACTTGAGCGGCACCTGGATGGCGGGCGCCGCAAGGGACCAGGCGGTCACCCCGCCGGGCAGCGCGGGTGGCGCACCCGGTGTCGGCCCCTGTCTGCGGTGTACGTACAGCAGGCTCGTCACGCCCAGGACGGCGACGGCGAGGACGGCCGACTCGCCCATCGTGTCCCAGGCCCGGAAGTCCACCAGGATCGTCGCCACGACGTCCTTCAGGCCGTGGTGCGCGGTCTCCTCGGTCATGGCGGCCCCGGCCGGATCCGCAGTCCGCGCCCCCGCCGCGAGCCACACCGCGCAGGCGACCACGACGCTGCTGCCGAGCGCGAGCAGCAGACTGGCCACGCGGCGCCACGACCGCGCCGCCTCCCCGAAGTGCACCGGCAGCCGCCGCAGGACGAGGACCAGGACCACGGTCGACACGGTCTCCACGCCGAACTGCGTGAGCGCCAGATCGGGTGCGCCCTGGACGACGTAGAGCAGCGCGGTGCCGTACCCGGTCAGGCCCGCGAGGACGGCCGCCTTCATGCGGCGCTGCACGGTCAGGCACATCAGGGCGCACGCGCAGGTCAGCGCGGCGACCCCGGCCTGCCACGGGGTGTCCCAGACGCGGGGTGCGGGGGCGCCGTGCCAGGGCCGGTCCGTGACGAGGACCGCGACGAGCCCGGCGAGCATGACGCCCAGGATGGTGGCCACGTACGCGGGCAGCGATCCCTTCTGCACCGCGCCCGTCACCTGCAGTGCCGTCCGCTCCACGCCGAGCACGATCCGCCCGAACCCCTCGTCCGCCTTCGGCCACGCGAACCGCCGCCCAAGGCGCACCACCACTCCCCGGCCCACGAACAGCGCCGCGCCACCCACCCAGGCGAGTGCGGACAGACCGAGCGCGGGTCCGAATCCGTGCCACAGCGCGAGGTGGTAGGGGTGCGCCGGGACAGGGTACTGCGCCGCGTACGCCTCGAAGAGCGGCGCCACCCACCCGACCCCCGGGCCGAGCAGCAGGGAGCCGACGGCGAGCAGGGCGGGCGGCGCGAGGAAGGCGGGACCGACGCGGTGCACGGCGGTGTCGGCGAGCCCCGGCTTGCGGGCGAACGCGCCCCACAGGAAACGCAGCGTGTACGCGGTGGTGAGCGCGGAGCCGATCACGATCAGGGCGAGCACCCGCCGTTCGGCGACGCTGCCGTGCAGCAGCGCCTCGAACGCGGCCTCCTTCGCCACGAATCCGAGCAGCGGCACCAGCGCGACCATCGACGCGCCCGCGACGACGGCGACCGCGGCCACCCAGGGCAGCGACCGCCCCACACCGGACAGCCGCCGCAGATCGCGTGTTCCCGCCGCGTGATCGACGATCCCGGTCACCAGGAACAGCGGTGCCTTGAACAGCGCGTGCCCCAGGATCATCGCGATGGCCGCGAGCGCGGTGTTGTAGGTGCCGTCGCCCGCGAGCACGATCAGGAAGCCGAGTTGGCTGACGGTCCCGTAGGCGAGCACGAGCTTGAGGTCGTTCAGTCGCAGCGCGCGCCAGCCGCCGAGCAGCATCGTCGCCGTGCCGAGTGTCAGGAGCACCGGCCGCCACGGCGCGACGTCCGCGAACGCGGGGGCGAGGCGCGCCACCAGGTACACACCCGCCTTCACCATCGCCGCCGCGTGCAGATAGGCGCTGACCGGGGTGGGCGCGGCCATCGCGTTCGGCAGCCACAGACTCAGCGGCCACACCGCCGACTTGGCGAGCGCCCCGGCCAGGATCAGCACCAGCGCGGCCGAGAGCGTGCCACTGGCCGCCGGCGGCGAATCCAGGATCCGGGAGATCCGGTACGTGCCCGCCGCGTGACCCAGCATCAGGAATCCGACGAACATGGCGAGTCCGCCCACCGAGGTCACCATCAGGGCCTGCAACGCGGATCGGCGGCCGGCCCGCTTCTCGCTGTCGTACCCGATCAGGAGGAAGGACAGGACGGTCGTCAGTTCCCAGAAGAGATACAGGATCATCAGGTCGTCGGCGAGGACGAGCCCCAGCATCGCTCCGGCGAAGGCCAGGAGGTTTCCGCCGAACGCCCCCAACTGCCGTGTCCCCGGGGCGAAGTAGCTCACGCAGTACAGCAGCACGAGCGCCCCGATCCCGGCGGCGAGCAGCACCATCACCAGGGACAGCGCGTCGAGCCGGAACGCCACGTCGACGTCGTACGCCTCGATCCACGTCCACGCCTCGTCACGCGTTCCGCCGCCGGTGAGCGTGCCCCACTGGCAGAGCGCCCAGGCGAGGGCGGCCGCGGGCGGCAGCGCGAGCCCGACGAAGGCCCGCGGGCCGAAGCGGCGGACGAGCGGGACGGCGCAGAGCGCGACGACGAAGTGGGCCAGGACCAAAACGGTCATGGGTCATGCATATCGGCAAGTAAGAGACATATAGGGTGGGCGCGCCGAGCGGCGGTGACGCGGCACAACTCCCGGGGACGCAGCGACAGCTGCTCGTGCGGCAGACGCCGTCGCAGGTCGTCAGTGACCGCGCAGGGCCTTCCAGTCGTCCTCGAGGATGGAGTACTGGACGATGTCGTGCCACACACCGTCGACATGGCCGTAGTGCCGCAGCCGTCCCTCCCGGACCATCCCGGCCTTCTCGATGGCCCGCTGCGCGGCGACGTTGGACGGCATGAATCCCGACCAGACGCGGTGCAGTCCGAGCCGGTCGAAGCCAAGGACACCCAGCAGGTAGCCGATCTCGACGCTGTGGCCCACGCTGACCCGATCGGCGCGCAGTGCCAGTCCCACCTCCGCGCTGCGGTAGCCGACGCGGACCATTCCGCCTTCGCCCGACTGGTTCTCGACGATCAGCTTCGCCGAGCCGATCAACTCGCCCGTGGCGATCTCGCTGACGCCCAGTCGGTAGTGCGAGCGCGGAGTGCGCCGCGCACCTTCCCTGGCCTGCTCGACCAGTGCCGCGGCGTCGGGGCGCCGGAAGGGCGGCATGCCGAACTCGCGGGTCGTGCGCGGGTCGCCGAAGATGGCGAGTACGCCCTCGACGTCGCTGGGCAGGAATTCCCGCAGTCGCAGCGTGGCGCCTTCGATGAGAACGGAACGCTGCTCGGAGACGGCCGGTGGCCGTTCGTCGACCAGCGTCTGGCACGGCTCTCGTGGCCCCCACAGGGGGGCTTGCTCCCGCTCGGCTTCCAGGCGATCCGTCATCTGCTGACTCCTTGGTGATGTTTCGTCGGGCCGAACGACACGCGCGTGACCCACAGCGGTCTGCGTGTGCGGACCGCGGGAAGAAGGTTGGCCAGGGGCAGGAGCCACCCGCAGAGGAAGCCCCGGCCCCGGGGTTCACGCACCGCTCGCACGGCGGCGACGTTCGGGTGCACCGCGCGCAGCTTCCGCTGTTCCTTGGGCGTCATCCCCCAGAGCATCGGCGGCGGCCGGTACCCCGCGGGGTACTTCCAGCGGCCCCGTTCGGTGCGGGCTGCCATCCAGGCGGGCGGGGTGTCGAAGACGAGCTCCGCTCCGGGAAAGCGGGCGGCGCACCCCTCGATGAGCCGGTGCACCACGTCCCTCGGGAGATACATCAGCATCCCCTGGGCGAGGATCAGTACTCCGCGCGAGGCGTCGACCTCGTCCATCCACCGTGTGTCGGTGGCCGAACAGGGCAGGGTGCGGTGGCGCGGCGCGTCCGGCAGCAGCCGCTTCCGCAGCGCCGCGACCTCGGGCAGGTCGACCCCGAGCCAGTGCACCCTGCCGTTGTCCACCCGCCAGAACTGCGTCTCCAGGCCCTCTCCGAGCGAGACGACCGTGCCGTCCGGGTGGTCCCTGAGGAAGCGGCGCACCTCGCGGTCGTAACAGCGTGCTCGTACGGCCATCCCTTGCGCATAGCCCCAGTTGCCGGTGCCGAACCGCCGCTCGAAGGGGTAGTCGACGGCGTCGATCACCTCGATCGCCTTCGGGTCGAGCAGTGCCGAACCAGGGTCCTTCGCGGCCAGAGCGCGGTGGTGCAACGTCCATAGCGTCGTCTCGGCGACGCCATCCAGCTGGGCCTTCCGCTTCTGTCCGTCCATCCGGCGATGGTCACAACACGGGCGGCGGCCCAGCAAGGAGCGTCACTCCTCCGAGCGCATAGATCACTCCTTCAGTTGGGATTTCCTGCCGTGGAGGGCCCGGTGGTGCCGCAGGCGACCGGACAGGCATCTTCATTCCGGTTCGCCTGCTGGGCATCACCTGCCGGAGACGAGCTCGGACAGGTGGTGCAGCGACGTGGGGAGATGCTCGGGGCCGAACGGCGGGAACTGGAGGTACTCCCGGATGAACTGCGGGACCGCGGACCAGTCGTACGTGAGCGTGACCTCGGTCTCGGACGGGCCGAGCGGAACCAGGTCGTAGCGCCAGATCCAGCCGCCGAACTCCAGGTGGCCGTCCTCCTTCTCCTCCCCCGTCAGCCAGCCGATGGCGCGCGGCGGGTCGAGTACCTGGACCTTGTTGGCCACCTGGTAGTCACCGTCCGGATGGTTGGCGTGGTACATGCCCATCCGGAAGACCTGTCCCACCTCGGTCAGCGGCGCCCGGTCGACGGCCTTCTGGACCCAGCCGGTGCCATCGATCGAAGAGTGGGCGTTCGGTTCCGCAAGGACCGCGAACACCCTCTCGGCGGGCGCGGCGATGGTCAGGGTGGCGCTCACGTTCTCCTGGTCCACGGTGTCCACGCTCCTTGTCGTCATCTCAACGTCGGCTCAGGCGCCTCCCACAGGCGCGGAAGGAAAACGTCCTCACCGTGCAGACGATGCGGCGACGCGGAACTCATCGGTCGTGTCGTCGGAGCCCTCAGCCGTTCCATCCCCGCCCTGCGGCCCTCGCGCCACGACGTACAGGAACAGCACGGCCATGACGGCGACGCCCGCCCACATGGCCTGCTGCCAGCCGTCGACGAACGACTCCCGGGCCGCATGGATCAGCGCCCGGCCATGGGCACCGGCTCCGTCCGCGGCGCCGACGGCGTTGGCGACGCCTTCGCGCGCGGTGTCGGCAGCGCCCCGGGGAAGGCCTGCGAGCCGGGAGTCGATGGCGCTGCGGTAGCCGGAGGACAGCAGTGCGCCGAGCAGAGCGACGCCGAGCGCGGTACCGAACTCCCGGGTGACGTCATTGAGTGCGGAGGCGACACCCTGGCGCCCACGCGGCAAGGAGCCGGTGATGGCCTCGGTCGAGGGCGTCATCGACAGGCCCATGCCGGTCCCCATGGCGAGCATGCCGGGAAGGACGGAGAGGTAGCCGCCGTCGACGGAGACGAAGGCGGCCATGAGCGCCAGACCGACGCCGGCCAACAAGATCCCTGCCGCCATGGTGGAGCGCGCGCCGATGCGGGCGGCCAGCTTGGGGGCCAGGCCCGAGGCCATCATCATCAGCACGGCCATGGGCATCAGGGCCAGCGTGGACAGCAGACCCGACCAGCCGAGCACGGCCTGGAGGAAAGGGAAGAGGACCACGAAGATGCCCGCCTGGACACCGAAGACCGCCAGGAGCGTGATCGAGCCGCCGGCCAGCGAGCGCTCGCCGAACAGACGCACGTCCAGGAGCGCGGCATCCCCACGGCTCAGTTCCCAGGCCACGAAACCGACGGCGGCGATGACACCGACGGCGAGGCCGAGCAGGGTCACGGGCGCGGTCCAGCCGCGCTCGGGCCCCTCCTGCAGGACGAAGATGAGCGCGACCACCGCGACGACGGAGGTCAGAGCGCCGACGGTGTCGAAAGCGTGCCGGGACTTCTCACGGGAGTTGGGCACGGACCGCAGCGCCATGGCGAGGGCCACGGCGACCAGCGCGACGGGCAGGACGAACAGCCAGCGCCAGCTCGCCACGTCGACCAGGGCGGCGGAGAGGAACATGCCCAGGATGCCGCCGCCTCCGGCGACGCCTGTCCACACGCCGATCGCCCGGCCGCGTTCTTCCTTGGGGAACGTGGAGGTGATGACGGCCAGCGTGATCGGCATGATCATCGCCGCGCCGACACCGCTGAACAGGCGTGCGGCGAGCATGACTTCGGCCGACGGCGCGAGGCCGGCCACCACATTGGCGACACCGAAGAGGGCCAGGCCCGCGAGCAGCATGGGTTTGCGGCCCCAGCGGTCGCCGAGCGCGCCCAGGGGCAGGAGCAGGGCGGCCAGACTGAGGGTGTAGATGTTGATGATCCACAGGATGGTGCTCTGCGAGGCACCGAAGGAGACGGCGAGGTCGGGCTGGGCGACGTTCAGGCCGGACACCGAGGCGATCACGGCCATCAAAGCGATGCAGACGGCGATCAGGATGGTGCGGCGCCGGCGCGCATCCGGTACGCCCGCGCCAGCCGCGCCGGGCGCGCCGCTGGGCTCATCGGCACTCGGCTGTGGAGGCTGGTTCGTACTCATGGATTCCTCTCCAAGGGCATACGGGTCCAAGGGCATGTGGATGCGATGGCATGCGGACGTCAGCGCCGGATCGGTTGATGGGCGCCGGGGGATGGGGCGAGGGCAGGCCCCGCGCGGGGTCTCAGGCCCGGGTGAGGCCGCGCTGCGCGGCGGCGAGGGCCGCCTCGGTGTCGGCGGCGGCCAGGTCGGCATTGATGTGCGCGCCGGCCAGTGCACCGGCCGCGGCGGAGGCGCCGACCTGGGCGGTCAGGTCGGTGGCGTTGCCCGCCACCCACACCCCCGGCACCTCCGTGGCACCGGCCTTGCCGGAAGCGAAGTGACGGCCCGTCCCGCCGGGCAGGTCCTGCATCGGGAGCCCCAGTTTCTCCAGGCCGTCGGTGCGGGCCTGCATGGTGGTGGCGACGGCGAGCACACGCCGGGCCACCAGCTGTCCGTCACTCAGGCGTACGCCCGCGATGCCGCCGTCCGCAGAGGCCACGACCTCGGTCACGGGGGTGTCGACGACGCGGACACCGCGCGCGGCGAAGCGCGCGCGGGTGTCCTCGTCGAGCTCGGTGCCACGGGTGAAGTAGACGAGGTCGTCGGTCAACTGGCGGAACAGCAGGGCGTGGTGGACGGAGGCCGGGCCGACGGCGAGGATCCCGATGGGCTCGTCGCGCACCTCCCAGCCGTGGCAGTACGGGCAGTGCACCACTCCGTGACCCCAGTGCTCGGCGAGCCCGCGCACCTCGGGCAGGACGTCGCGCAGTCCGGTGGCGACGAGCAGGCGGCGCGCTGTCAGGGTGCTTCCGTCGGTGAGGGTGACCGTGAAGCGCGGGTCTCCCCCGGCAGCGGCTGGGGCAGCGGAGGCGGCTGGGGCAGGGGAAGCGGCTGGGGCAGGAGAAGCGGCTGGGGCAGGAGAAGCGGCTGGGGCAGCGGAGGCAACCTCCCCGGTGACGACCAGGCCGCCGTAGCGGCGCACCTCGGCCCGCCCCCTCCGCAGCAGTTCGGCCGGCGGGATGCCCTCCAGGCCGAGCAGGCCGTGCACGCCGTCGGCGGGTGCGTTGCGCGGGGTGCCGCTGTCGATCACGACGACCGTACGGCGGGAGCGGGCGAGCATCAGCGCGCCGTTCAAGCCCGCGGCGCCTCCGCCGATCACCACGGCGTCGACGGTCTCGCCCGGCAGCTCGCCGGTCGCATGCACGGCTGTGGTCTCGGCCGCATGCACGGCTGTGGTCTCAGACATGGCGTCGCACCTCTTTTCCTTCACGCGAGCCCCCAGCGGTCCGGTCGGTTCGGGGGCTGCGCTCACGACGATAGGCACGCCTTGCGAGCAAGGCATACAATGTTGCCTATGACGCAAGACAATGGCGAGATGGACAGCCTGGTACGCAAACGGATCCGCGCCCTGCGGGTGGCGCAGGGCTGGTCCCTGGAGGAACTGGCCACCCGCGCCTCCGTCAGCCAGTCCACGCTCAGCCGCATCGAGAACGGCCAGCGCCGCCTGGCCCTCGACCAGCTCGTCACGCTCGCGCGGGCCCTGGACACCTCGCTGGACCAGCTCGTCGAGACGGCCACCGACGACGTCATCACCAGCCCGGCGATCGACGGAGCCCATGGGCTCATGCGCTGGCCGATCAAGGCAGAGCCCGGCATGAGCGTCGTACGTCAGCGCATGACCAATCCCCCGCCCGACAGCCCTGCACGCATGCGCGCCCACCCGGGCCGCGAATGGCTCGTCGTCCTGTCCGGCACGGCGATCCTGCTCCTCGGCAACCGGCGCTTTCGCGTCGAGACCAACCAGGCGGCGGAGTTCCCCACGATGCTTCCGCACGCCATCGGTGCCGAGGGCGGGCCGTGCGAGATCCTGGGCATCTTCGACCGCGACGCCCGCCGCGGCCACCAGCGCGAGAACGACGGCGACGGCGACCGGCCCCGCCCGTGACGGACCGGACCGGCGCCTGCGCCTGCTCCTGCGTCTCTGACCGCACCGAACCGCCACGGCCGGCCGGTTGCGCGTGCGGCAGCGGAGCGGGCCATCTTCTTGCGCACTCCGGGATCCATGGTGCCGTAGCGGCATGATCGATCTAGCGTCGCTGTCATGACCCACACCTCCCCGCACGCGGCCCACGACAGCGCCCACCACCGCCTTCCCCAGCACGATTCGGACGACGACGGCCAGGCGGAGATCCTCGATCTGGACGCGGAAGTACTCGCCGAGCACACCGCGTCCATCACCGCATGGCTGCCCCTCGACCAGGCTCCGCGCCACATCGTGGACCTGGGATGCGGGACGGGCACCGGCACGTTCGCCCTGCTCGCGCGCTTCCCCGCAGCGGAGGTGACCGCCGTCGACGCGTCGGCCCGTCATCTGCGCCGCCTGGCGGAACGGGCCGAGGCGCTCGGCGTGGCCGACCGGGTGCGCACGGTGCCCGCCGATCTCGACGCGGGCTGGCCCGAGCTCGGTGAGCCCGAGCTGGTGTGGGCGTCGGCCTCGATGCATCACATGGCCGACCCGGACCGCGCCCTGCGCGCGGTCCACGATCTGCTCGCCCCCGGTGGCCTGTTCGCCGTCGTGGAGCTGGCCGACTTCCCGCGCTTCCTGCCCACCGACGCCCCGAAGGAGCGGCCCGGCATCGAGGAGCGCTGCCACGCCGCCATGGCGCACCGCGACGCCGAGCACGTGTCGCACCGCGGCGCCGACTGGGGCCCC
Protein-coding sequences here:
- a CDS encoding helix-turn-helix domain-containing protein; the encoded protein is MTQDNGEMDSLVRKRIRALRVAQGWSLEELATRASVSQSTLSRIENGQRRLALDQLVTLARALDTSLDQLVETATDDVITSPAIDGAHGLMRWPIKAEPGMSVVRQRMTNPPPDSPARMRAHPGREWLVVLSGTAILLLGNRRFRVETNQAAEFPTMLPHAIGAEGGPCEILGIFDRDARRGHQRENDGDGDRPRP
- a CDS encoding class I SAM-dependent methyltransferase, which gives rise to MDGQKRKAQLDGVAETTLWTLHHRALAAKDPGSALLDPKAIEVIDAVDYPFERRFGTGNWGYAQGMAVRARCYDREVRRFLRDHPDGTVVSLGEGLETQFWRVDNGRVHWLGVDLPEVAALRKRLLPDAPRHRTLPCSATDTRWMDEVDASRGVLILAQGMLMYLPRDVVHRLIEGCAARFPGAELVFDTPPAWMAARTERGRWKYPAGYRPPPMLWGMTPKEQRKLRAVHPNVAAVRAVREPRGRGFLCGWLLPLANLLPAVRTRRPLWVTRVSFGPTKHHQGVSR
- a CDS encoding SRPBCC domain-containing protein is translated as MDQENVSATLTIAAPAERVFAVLAEPNAHSSIDGTGWVQKAVDRAPLTEVGQVFRMGMYHANHPDGDYQVANKVQVLDPPRAIGWLTGEEKEDGHLEFGGWIWRYDLVPLGPSETEVTLTYDWSAVPQFIREYLQFPPFGPEHLPTSLHHLSELVSGR
- a CDS encoding Na+/H+ antiporter subunit D, translating into MNALVPLPVVLPLTACGLSLFIGPRLRMLHRLIGIGVLAAVLVVDIVLLVEADRGGPLVVHLGDFAPPLGVTLVADRLAALMLTVSGAITLIVLIYALGQDMVDREERAPIAVFHPAYLVLVSGVSLTFLAGDLVNLYVGFEIMLMASFVLLTVGGTEPRLRAGSTYVVVSLVSSLVFLAGIAVAYAACGTANFAQLAVRLAELPLGVRTLIEALLLTVFGVKAAAFPVAAWLPDSYPTAPAPVTAVFAGLLTKVGVYSILRAETLLFPGNRLSLLLMAVAFSSLLIGILGAVAQTDLKRLLSFTLVSHIGFMLFGLALGSRGGIGGAIVYTAHHITVQTTLFLAAGLLERRYGTTELTRLGGAARTAPLLAALWFVPAMNLAGIPPLSGFLGKLGLMRAGAADGGSEAYVLLGACAVASLLTLYVMAKVWNLAFWRAAPSQLPLEGTVLEDIDDDEDSVVAVGAGNGGAVAVVPATVCVRTTARVPRVMIAATVGAVLLGLSYTVLATPLTGLADRSAAELLARTPYITAVLGP
- a CDS encoding Na(+)/H(+) antiporter subunit C; its protein translation is MTVSLSLLVCAVVLTAVGGVLIHTRSLTRVLIGVIVCGNGVNLFVLTTTGRAGVPPLLYPGVAHTRVTDPLPQAIVLTAVVITLATTAFVLAMVYRSSQLTGSDFVPDDVEDRRVVLRAEIAEERAELRELHRGEGPRAWRDERREQRRRLRADRAFQARARDATGDLWDDILGADPPPPPIPARQENDPR
- a CDS encoding NAD(P)/FAD-dependent oxidoreductase, producing MSETTAVHAAETTAVHATGELPGETVDAVVIGGGAAGLNGALMLARSRRTVVVIDSGTPRNAPADGVHGLLGLEGIPPAELLRRGRAEVRRYGGLVVTGEVASAAPAASPAPAASPAPAASPAPAASAAPAAAGGDPRFTVTLTDGSTLTARRLLVATGLRDVLPEVRGLAEHWGHGVVHCPYCHGWEVRDEPIGILAVGPASVHHALLFRQLTDDLVYFTRGTELDEDTRARFAARGVRVVDTPVTEVVASADGGIAGVRLSDGQLVARRVLAVATTMQARTDGLEKLGLPMQDLPGGTGRHFASGKAGATEVPGVWVAGNATDLTAQVGASAAAGALAGAHINADLAAADTEAALAAAQRGLTRA
- a CDS encoding GNAT family N-acetyltransferase, which produces MTDRLEAEREQAPLWGPREPCQTLVDERPPAVSEQRSVLIEGATLRLREFLPSDVEGVLAIFGDPRTTREFGMPPFRRPDAAALVEQAREGARRTPRSHYRLGVSEIATGELIGSAKLIVENQSGEGGMVRVGYRSAEVGLALRADRVSVGHSVEIGYLLGVLGFDRLGLHRVWSGFMPSNVAAQRAIEKAGMVREGRLRHYGHVDGVWHDIVQYSILEDDWKALRGH
- a CDS encoding MFS transporter; its protein translation is MSTNQPPQPSADEPSGAPGAAGAGVPDARRRRTILIAVCIALMAVIASVSGLNVAQPDLAVSFGASQSTILWIINIYTLSLAALLLPLGALGDRWGRKPMLLAGLALFGVANVVAGLAPSAEVMLAARLFSGVGAAMIMPITLAVITSTFPKEERGRAIGVWTGVAGGGGILGMFLSAALVDVASWRWLFVLPVALVAVALAMALRSVPNSREKSRHAFDTVGALTSVVAVVALIFVLQEGPERGWTAPVTLLGLAVGVIAAVGFVAWELSRGDAALLDVRLFGERSLAGGSITLLAVFGVQAGIFVVLFPFLQAVLGWSGLLSTLALMPMAVLMMMASGLAPKLAARIGARSTMAAGILLAGVGLALMAAFVSVDGGYLSVLPGMLAMGTGMGLSMTPSTEAITGSLPRGRQGVASALNDVTREFGTALGVALLGALLSSGYRSAIDSRLAGLPRGAADTAREGVANAVGAADGAGAHGRALIHAARESFVDGWQQAMWAGVAVMAVLFLYVVARGPQGGDGTAEGSDDTTDEFRVAASSAR
- a CDS encoding Na+/H+ antiporter subunit A, coding for MTVLVLAHFVVALCAVPLVRRFGPRAFVGLALPPAAALAWALCQWGTLTGGGTRDEAWTWIEAYDVDVAFRLDALSLVMVLLAAGIGALVLLYCVSYFAPGTRQLGAFGGNLLAFAGAMLGLVLADDLMILYLFWELTTVLSFLLIGYDSEKRAGRRSALQALMVTSVGGLAMFVGFLMLGHAAGTYRISRILDSPPAASGTLSAALVLILAGALAKSAVWPLSLWLPNAMAAPTPVSAYLHAAAMVKAGVYLVARLAPAFADVAPWRPVLLTLGTATMLLGGWRALRLNDLKLVLAYGTVSQLGFLIVLAGDGTYNTALAAIAMILGHALFKAPLFLVTGIVDHAAGTRDLRRLSGVGRSLPWVAAVAVVAGASMVALVPLLGFVAKEAAFEALLHGSVAERRVLALIVIGSALTTAYTLRFLWGAFARKPGLADTAVHRVGPAFLAPPALLAVGSLLLGPGVGWVAPLFEAYAAQYPVPAHPYHLALWHGFGPALGLSALAWVGGAALFVGRGVVVRLGRRFAWPKADEGFGRIVLGVERTALQVTGAVQKGSLPAYVATILGVMLAGLVAVLVTDRPWHGAPAPRVWDTPWQAGVAALTCACALMCLTVQRRMKAAVLAGLTGYGTALLYVVQGAPDLALTQFGVETVSTVVLVLVLRRLPVHFGEAARSWRRVASLLLALGSSVVVACAVWLAAGARTADPAGAAMTEETAHHGLKDVVATILVDFRAWDTMGESAVLAVAVLGVTSLLYVHRRQGPTPGAPPALPGGVTAWSLAAPAIQVPLKYRQTAPERSWLTAGDTLAPEHRSVVFEVIARLVFHPILMLSVYLLLCAENLPGGGFVGGLVAGVALMIRYLAGGRHELEAAAPVHPGFFTGLGLALSTGVALLGLADGTVLHAWTWHGHLPLIGDWHMGTAVLFDLGVYLLVLGVVLDMVRALGSKIDQQTEHRAGLALAGAGER